The following DNA comes from Peribacillus sp. FSL E2-0218.
GCATTATGGTGAACGATGAAATATATGAAGCGATCACCAACCAGAAAATGAAAAAGGGTGATGTTTTGGCTGTCGCCCAAGTTGCGGGAATCATGGCCAGCAAGAATACGTCCAATATCATCCCGATGTGCCATCCCATTGCACTGCAGGGGGTCAATATAGCCTTTGATTGGGAAAAGGAACCAAAGGGATATAGACTTGGGATTGAAACGGAAGCCAAGACCAAAGGGAGTACAGGTGTGGAAATGGAAGCGTTAACAGCTGCATCCGTGACTGCCCTTACTGTATATGATATGTGTAAGGCCTTGGATAAGGGGATGGTAATCGGGCCTACATTCTTAGTCGAGAAAACCGGTGGAGTATCCAGCAGCGATTATAGAAGACAAGTAAATCAAACAAATAGAGATTGAAAAGCATGTGTGAAGGCGGGGAAGAATGATGAACCATGACCCAAAGATACCGCAGGCAACTGCAAAAAGGTTGCCACTGTACTATCGATTTTTAAAGAACTTACACTCCTCAGGAAAACAAAGAGTTTCCTCGGCAGAGTTAAGCGAAGCTGTAAAAGTGGATTCTGCCACCATTCGCCGCGATTTTTCCTACTTTGGCGCGCTTGGGAAAAAAGGCTACGGCTACAATGTCAATTATTTATTATCCTTCTTCAGGAAAACCCTGGATCAAGATGAGCTGACGAAAGTCGCTTTGATCGGGGTAGGGAATTTAGGGACTGCGTTCTTGAATTACAATTTCATAAAAAATAATAATACAAAGATCGAAATGGCATTTGAAGTTTCTGAAGACAAGGTAGGGAAGCAAATAGCTGACGTGCCGATTTATCATATGGACCAAATCGATACACTATTGCAGGAAAATAATATCACGGCTGCTATCTTGACAGTCCCTGCACAAGTGGCTCAGACGATTACCGATCGCCTGGTCAAAGCGGACATTAAAGGGATATTGAATTTCACCCCTGCGCGGCTGACGGTGCCGCCATCCATAAGGGTGCACCACATTGACCTTGCCGTGGAGCTCCAATCGCTCATCTACTTTTTGAAGCATTATCCGGTAGTGGAGGAAGCGGCATTAGAAGAATGAAAAAACGCTGCACATTTGCAGCGTTCAGACTGTAGACAAACTCGATGAAAATCGAGTTTGTCTATTTTTATGGCCTGTACAATTTAGACGTTGATTTCCACTCCAGGCACTCGCTTTCCGCGGGCGGTCGGGGAGCCTCCTCGGCTTTGCCTGCGGGGTCTCCCCTAGACGCGCTTTTCCCGCAGGAGTCTCGTACCTTCCGTTCCAATCAACTTTGTCTTACCTTTTAGATAGAACACTTTTGACTGGAGTCATTTTTGTTTTAAAATTGAAGTATTAAAACTTGAGGTGATGAGGATGCTTTCTAAACATGATACTATTCAGCGAGATCAACTTGAAATGATTACTTTAGAT
Coding sequences within:
- a CDS encoding redox-sensing transcriptional repressor Rex, which encodes MMNHDPKIPQATAKRLPLYYRFLKNLHSSGKQRVSSAELSEAVKVDSATIRRDFSYFGALGKKGYGYNVNYLLSFFRKTLDQDELTKVALIGVGNLGTAFLNYNFIKNNNTKIEMAFEVSEDKVGKQIADVPIYHMDQIDTLLQENNITAAILTVPAQVAQTITDRLVKADIKGILNFTPARLTVPPSIRVHHIDLAVELQSLIYFLKHYPVVEEAALEE
- the moaC gene encoding cyclic pyranopterin monophosphate synthase MoaC; amino-acid sequence: MADLTHFNDQGRAKMVDVSAKPETTRTATARSSIMVNDEIYEAITNQKMKKGDVLAVAQVAGIMASKNTSNIIPMCHPIALQGVNIAFDWEKEPKGYRLGIETEAKTKGSTGVEMEALTAASVTALTVYDMCKALDKGMVIGPTFLVEKTGGVSSSDYRRQVNQTNRD